From the Spiribacter sp. 2438 genome, one window contains:
- a CDS encoding potassium/proton antiporter — MIDWLAPLVLIGAALVLFSILTSVLAFRFGAPLLLVFLLIGLVAGEDGLGLAYDDQASAFLIGSIALTVILFDAGFGTRLAAFRRVAAPALTLATTGVVLTTGLVGVAAHWLFDLPWPQALLLGAVISSTDAAAVFFLLRAGGITLRSRVRGTLGVESGSNDPIAIFLTVTLVELVLHPAGLEAFTGALAVGFGLQMGLGIALGLLGGYVLNRLMNAIELETGLYPVFVLVGALLVFGATTQLGGSGFVAAYVAGLVAGNRQVPHLATLRRFQDGMTWLAQILMFLVLGLLATPSEFPAIALQAIGLGLFLMFVARPLAVAVCLLPFRFSLREVAFIAWVGLRGAVSILLAILPFLAGLENSQLFFNTAFMMVLASLLVQGWTIKPVARWLGMVVPQRLGPVEKIELELPGTAHHELVVYHVTPGSPVVRGARLPRWARPALVLRDGHSMHFRKAGRLQPDDYLYIFMSPQYASALDHLFAPPAREAADRRLGAGDFAIDPTAPMRTLVDAYAAEVKPEVAGLTVGEYLKQQFPRPEPGDRVRLGYIELIIRACDAQERISEVGLRVLDRPSSP, encoded by the coding sequence ATGATTGACTGGCTGGCGCCCCTGGTACTGATCGGGGCGGCTCTGGTGCTGTTCTCCATCCTGACCAGCGTGCTCGCTTTTCGGTTCGGGGCGCCGCTGCTGCTGGTGTTCCTGCTCATTGGCCTGGTGGCCGGTGAGGACGGGCTCGGTCTCGCCTACGACGACCAGGCCAGCGCTTTTCTTATCGGCAGTATCGCGCTGACGGTTATTCTGTTTGACGCGGGTTTCGGTACACGCCTGGCCGCGTTTCGGCGGGTGGCCGCGCCCGCGCTGACCCTGGCAACCACGGGAGTGGTTTTGACCACGGGGCTGGTTGGGGTTGCTGCGCATTGGCTATTTGACCTGCCCTGGCCTCAGGCGTTGCTGTTGGGTGCGGTCATCAGTTCCACCGATGCCGCGGCGGTTTTCTTTCTGCTGCGCGCCGGCGGTATCACGTTGCGGAGCCGGGTTCGGGGCACCCTGGGGGTGGAATCCGGCTCCAACGATCCCATTGCCATCTTTCTGACGGTGACGTTGGTGGAACTGGTGCTCCACCCGGCCGGGCTGGAGGCGTTCACCGGGGCACTGGCCGTCGGATTCGGCCTACAGATGGGCCTGGGCATCGCCCTGGGACTGCTCGGGGGGTATGTGCTTAACCGGCTGATGAACGCCATTGAGCTGGAGACTGGACTCTACCCGGTGTTTGTACTGGTGGGAGCGCTGCTGGTGTTCGGCGCCACCACCCAGCTGGGGGGCAGCGGCTTTGTGGCGGCTTATGTGGCGGGCCTGGTGGCGGGCAACCGTCAGGTGCCTCATTTGGCCACCCTGCGACGGTTTCAGGACGGGATGACCTGGCTCGCGCAGATCCTCATGTTCCTGGTGCTGGGGCTGCTGGCAACCCCCTCCGAGTTTCCCGCCATTGCCCTGCAGGCGATTGGGCTTGGCTTGTTTCTGATGTTCGTGGCCCGACCGCTGGCCGTCGCTGTCTGCCTGCTGCCTTTTCGATTTTCGTTGCGGGAGGTCGCATTCATTGCCTGGGTGGGCCTGCGCGGGGCGGTATCCATCCTGCTGGCGATTCTGCCGTTCCTCGCGGGTTTGGAGAATTCGCAGCTGTTCTTCAACACCGCTTTTATGATGGTGCTGGCCTCGCTGCTGGTGCAGGGCTGGACCATCAAGCCGGTGGCTCGCTGGCTGGGGATGGTGGTCCCGCAACGCCTGGGTCCCGTGGAGAAGATTGAGCTGGAACTGCCGGGAACGGCTCACCACGAGTTGGTGGTCTATCACGTCACGCCGGGCAGCCCGGTGGTGCGGGGGGCCCGACTGCCCCGCTGGGCCCGGCCGGCGCTGGTGTTACGGGACGGGCACTCCATGCACTTTCGCAAGGCCGGCCGCCTGCAGCCCGATGACTATCTGTATATCTTCATGTCGCCGCAGTATGCCTCGGCGCTGGATCATCTGTTCGCACCGCCGGCCCGGGAGGCCGCCGACCGGCGACTCGGCGCCGGTGACTTCGCCATTGACCCCACCGCACCGATGCGCACCCTGGTTGATGCCTATGCCGCCGAGGTGAAACCCGAGGTGGCCGGTTTGACCGTGGGCGAGTACCTCAAGCAGCAATTCCCGCGCCCGGAACCTGGGGATCGCGTTCGGCTGGGCTACATCGAGCTCATCATCCGAGCCTGTGATGCCCAGGAACGGATCAGCGAGGTCGGTCTGCGAGTGCTCGATCGACCGTCGTCCCCCTGA
- a CDS encoding sodium:solute symporter — translation MPYLTSAVLGAALLFFAYLGLRARRADGLLDDYVTARNSQGAQAIGLSFLASGMGAWILFAPPEIGALAGPVALAGYAIGSALPFIVLGLYGPAIRRHLPRGRSIGEFAESCYGTGVRRWVSVVSVAYMAIFLAAELTAIGAIAALLSDVPPPLVVLGVAVVTLVYTTLGGLRASLATDRWQAWLLLALLILVGGVAWWQLPPLPAEAVMPSIPTSSALSVALTLVIAVTAANLFHQGYWQRVWAAEDDRALGRGALLGGASTLVVVMALGGLGMLAVMHALPLGEPPMPFFALLSAAPAWLTLPALVLAVTLVASSVDTLQNAIASMAVASSGRQGFSVRTARLVTIGLMVPVVWVALQGFSVLRLFLIADLLCAAILLPVLLGLWRRMSPLAAVAGGVAGLLGAIVPGWISSGSFSAGVLAATFPDSIPTLPPFLGALLASTLVSLLIAWLRPGARFTAS, via the coding sequence ATGCCCTACCTGACGTCTGCCGTGCTCGGCGCGGCGCTTCTTTTTTTTGCGTACCTGGGTCTCCGGGCCCGGCGGGCTGATGGCCTGCTGGACGACTACGTCACCGCACGCAACTCCCAAGGCGCCCAGGCCATCGGACTGTCATTCCTGGCCTCCGGCATGGGAGCCTGGATCCTGTTTGCGCCGCCGGAAATCGGTGCCCTGGCCGGGCCCGTGGCGCTGGCTGGCTATGCCATCGGCTCCGCACTGCCCTTCATTGTGCTTGGGCTCTATGGCCCGGCGATCCGGCGCCATCTGCCGCGGGGGCGCAGCATTGGCGAATTCGCCGAGTCCTGCTACGGCACCGGTGTGCGCCGCTGGGTGTCCGTCGTCTCGGTGGCCTACATGGCGATTTTTCTGGCGGCGGAACTGACCGCCATCGGTGCCATCGCCGCGCTGCTCTCCGACGTCCCGCCGCCGCTGGTGGTCCTCGGCGTGGCGGTGGTCACGCTGGTCTACACCACCCTGGGCGGGTTGCGGGCAAGCCTCGCCACCGACCGCTGGCAGGCCTGGTTACTGCTGGCGCTGCTGATCCTGGTGGGCGGCGTGGCCTGGTGGCAGCTGCCGCCCCTGCCGGCCGAGGCGGTCATGCCCTCCATTCCCACCAGCAGCGCACTATCGGTGGCACTCACCCTGGTCATTGCCGTCACCGCCGCCAATCTCTTTCATCAGGGCTACTGGCAGCGGGTATGGGCCGCAGAAGATGATCGAGCTCTGGGTCGCGGTGCCTTGCTTGGCGGCGCCAGCACCCTGGTGGTGGTGATGGCCCTTGGCGGACTCGGCATGCTGGCCGTCATGCACGCGCTGCCTCTCGGTGAACCGCCGATGCCATTCTTCGCATTGCTCTCCGCCGCGCCGGCCTGGCTGACGCTGCCGGCCCTGGTGCTGGCGGTGACGCTGGTGGCCTCCAGCGTTGATACGTTGCAGAACGCCATCGCCTCGATGGCGGTGGCGAGTTCCGGTCGCCAGGGGTTCTCGGTACGGACGGCACGGCTGGTCACCATTGGACTGATGGTGCCGGTGGTCTGGGTGGCGCTGCAGGGGTTCTCCGTGCTTCGGCTGTTCCTAATTGCCGATCTGCTGTGTGCCGCCATTCTGCTGCCGGTGCTGCTGGGTCTGTGGCGGCGCATGTCGCCGCTGGCGGCGGTGGCCGGTGGGGTGGCGGGACTGCTCGGTGCCATCGTGCCGGGTTGGATCAGCTCGGGCAGTTTCTCGGCGGGTGTTCTGGCGGCCACCTTTCCCGACAGCATCCCGACCCTCCCGCCGTTCCTGGGGGCACTGCTGGCCTCCACGCTGGTGAGTCTGCTGATTGCCTGGCTTCGTCCGGGGGCGCGTTTCACGGCGTCATGA
- a CDS encoding LTA synthase family protein: protein MRRFLGILLVVLALRSVLLIVTGIHPPPITALWADLLTAAFLYAITPLLPGLFLRAGAVALIATGYAAGAEHLVTHGTYFRIGHLGHLTDPGFVGSSVNGLSILWFAVFAIISSPLLWLLKGNNNPPLERTLGVLAGVFVMQMLTMPTLTTPSNNVVVGSLGQVPPLVVRRSLPLEQDEASPQEEKFYEASPRASHPPGAQQNVLLVMIEGLSGGYFPGVARHHGIEPAVQLAELESVLDERGFRIYRNTLAPQRQTDRGSYALLCADHPRMRLLRSEMRESPTLEGEFDCLPHRLNKAGYKTAYLQAADLEFMEKDQFMPMAGFQRTVGELGAPEDPEDTRQSGWGANDQRFFDAALPELQRLDNQEQPWFATLLNVGTHHPYLNSPKQVDSARAASAQRPKERMERRQEAFTLMGKALTAFIRKLDHQGLLETTTVIVTSDESDGIVRQASEPAPLDGNFGVIAIRPADRTSSELRWRDRDSLTSAIDLPKTVLDLTGGAPGEKMIGRSLLNPDAQNRRHLIVGDTYAKRVHFIRSDGKAIGCNEAALSCTSFEFQPSRLFGTLKPSEHPPFMPLRDRVAVIQRTDEIRALRETR from the coding sequence ATGCGGCGGTTTCTTGGCATACTATTGGTGGTGTTGGCACTGCGATCGGTGCTCCTGATCGTCACCGGCATCCATCCCCCACCGATTACGGCACTCTGGGCGGACCTGCTCACCGCCGCGTTTTTATACGCCATTACACCGCTACTTCCGGGCCTTTTCCTGCGTGCCGGCGCGGTGGCCTTAATCGCCACCGGCTATGCGGCGGGTGCCGAGCATCTGGTGACTCATGGCACCTATTTCCGGATCGGCCATTTAGGACATCTGACTGACCCGGGCTTTGTTGGCTCCTCGGTTAACGGGCTGAGTATCCTCTGGTTCGCGGTTTTCGCCATCATCAGCAGCCCCCTTCTGTGGCTATTGAAGGGCAACAACAACCCGCCACTCGAACGAACACTGGGCGTCCTGGCCGGCGTGTTCGTCATGCAAATGCTGACCATGCCGACACTGACCACGCCGTCCAACAACGTGGTGGTTGGCTCCCTGGGCCAGGTCCCACCTCTGGTGGTGAGACGATCGCTGCCACTCGAACAGGATGAGGCAAGCCCTCAGGAAGAAAAATTCTACGAGGCCAGTCCGCGGGCTTCCCACCCGCCAGGCGCGCAGCAGAATGTGCTTCTGGTGATGATCGAGGGACTCTCTGGAGGTTACTTTCCTGGCGTTGCAAGGCATCACGGCATCGAGCCCGCGGTCCAACTGGCCGAACTTGAATCGGTGCTCGATGAGCGTGGCTTTCGGATCTACCGAAACACGCTGGCGCCACAGCGCCAGACCGATCGTGGCAGCTATGCACTGCTCTGCGCCGATCATCCCAGGATGCGGCTCCTGCGATCAGAGATGCGCGAGTCACCCACTCTCGAGGGGGAATTCGATTGCCTCCCCCACCGCTTGAACAAAGCCGGCTATAAAACCGCTTATCTGCAGGCGGCGGACCTCGAATTCATGGAAAAGGATCAGTTCATGCCGATGGCGGGCTTCCAGCGAACCGTTGGCGAGCTGGGTGCGCCGGAAGACCCCGAGGACACCCGGCAGTCGGGCTGGGGGGCTAATGATCAGCGTTTTTTCGATGCCGCCCTGCCAGAGTTGCAGCGACTGGATAATCAGGAGCAGCCGTGGTTCGCGACCCTGCTCAACGTGGGCACCCATCACCCCTACCTCAACAGCCCCAAGCAGGTCGATTCAGCCCGGGCCGCCTCGGCACAACGTCCCAAAGAGCGAATGGAACGTCGCCAGGAGGCGTTCACGTTAATGGGGAAGGCGTTGACGGCGTTTATACGCAAGCTTGATCATCAGGGCCTGTTGGAGACCACCACGGTCATCGTCACGTCTGACGAATCCGACGGCATCGTCCGCCAGGCCTCCGAACCGGCCCCACTGGATGGCAACTTCGGTGTGATTGCCATCCGACCGGCGGACCGCACTTCCTCGGAACTGCGGTGGAGAGATCGGGATAGCCTGACCAGTGCCATTGACCTGCCGAAGACGGTGCTGGATCTCACTGGGGGTGCGCCGGGGGAGAAAATGATCGGGCGCAGTCTCTTGAACCCGGATGCACAAAACCGGCGCCACCTGATTGTGGGGGACACCTACGCCAAGCGGGTTCACTTCATCCGCAGTGATGGCAAAGCCATCGGGTGTAACGAGGCAGCGCTCAGCTGCACCAGCTTCGAGTTTCAGCCATCCCGTCTTTTCGGCACGCTAAAACCGAGTGAGCACCCACCATTTATGCCGCTGCGGGACCGGGTCGCCGTGATCCAGCGCACCGACGAAATCCGCGCACTGCGGGAAACTCGCTAG
- a CDS encoding histone deacetylase, with amino-acid sequence MPVPAVHHPDYTFALPPRHPFPMEKFRVLREQLQAFDDDLAWHSPDPIAVEQLAGIHTRSYLDSLLGGTLDRAAQRRSGFEWSDALVRRVRLETGGTLLAARLALEHGLALNAAGGTHHAHADFASGYCLLNDLAVAVRVLLDEGAVSRVLVLDLDVHQGDGTARLLADEPRAFTCSFHAASNFPGRKANSDLDVPLAKGMEDEAYLAELERRLPALLEALQPDLVIYDAGVDVHADDRLGHLSISDQGLLRRDQRVIQRVRSRGVPLAGVIGGGYDRDTEALAARHALLFRAAIMCG; translated from the coding sequence ATGCCAGTTCCCGCCGTCCACCACCCGGACTACACCTTTGCGCTGCCCCCACGGCACCCGTTTCCCATGGAAAAATTCCGGGTCCTGCGGGAACAGTTGCAGGCCTTCGACGACGACCTGGCCTGGCACTCGCCGGATCCGATCGCGGTTGAGCAGCTTGCCGGCATTCACACCCGGAGTTATCTGGATTCCCTGCTGGGCGGAACGCTGGACCGGGCCGCCCAGCGTCGTAGCGGCTTTGAGTGGTCCGATGCGCTGGTCCGGCGGGTGCGCCTGGAAACCGGTGGCACGCTGCTCGCCGCGCGGCTCGCCCTTGAGCACGGCCTCGCCCTGAACGCCGCCGGTGGCACTCACCATGCCCACGCCGACTTTGCCAGCGGCTATTGCCTGTTGAATGACCTGGCGGTGGCGGTACGGGTACTGCTCGACGAAGGGGCGGTGTCGCGGGTGCTGGTGCTGGATCTGGATGTTCATCAGGGGGATGGCACAGCGCGCTTGCTGGCGGACGAGCCCCGGGCCTTCACCTGCTCTTTTCATGCCGCCAGCAATTTCCCGGGCCGGAAGGCCAATAGCGACCTGGATGTCCCGCTGGCGAAAGGCATGGAAGACGAGGCCTATCTGGCGGAGCTGGAGCGACGTTTGCCGGCCCTGTTGGAGGCTCTGCAACCGGATCTGGTGATCTATGACGCCGGCGTGGATGTGCATGCGGATGACCGGTTGGGGCATCTGTCGATCAGTGACCAGGGCCTGCTGCGACGCGATCAGCGGGTCATCCAGCGGGTGCGGAGTCGGGGCGTGCCGCTGGCGGGGGTGATTGGGGGCGGCTATGACCGGGATACTGAGGCGCTGGCGGCTCGCCATGCGTTACTTTTTCGTGCCGCTATAATGTGTGGATAG
- a CDS encoding sulfotransferase produces the protein MAEWLSQHPAIYFSPRKEPHYFNTEGIVGTATQADYEALFANAGPQHRAVGEGSTHYLYSPVAVGNILAYQPEARFIVSLRNPVEMAPALHDECLRQGWETERSFAKAWALQAGRREGRGVPATARRDPDRLLYGPYCQLGQQLERLYNQVSADRVLTLLVDDLRGNPAVVYRQCLEFLGVDDDGRQAFPVVNSAPRTKSVLLSQLIRRTSMLRDALCLPRDWGLAKAMRRLNTATGDRPPLPPALKDELADYFAADIAKLEGLVRRDLSGWHA, from the coding sequence TTGGCCGAATGGCTGTCCCAGCACCCCGCCATCTATTTCAGTCCTCGCAAAGAGCCCCATTATTTTAATACCGAGGGCATTGTCGGCACCGCCACCCAGGCCGACTATGAGGCGCTTTTTGCCAATGCCGGGCCACAGCATCGGGCGGTGGGCGAGGGATCGACCCACTATCTGTATTCGCCGGTGGCTGTTGGCAATATCCTGGCCTATCAGCCCGAGGCCCGGTTCATTGTGTCGCTGAGAAACCCTGTTGAGATGGCACCCGCGCTGCATGACGAGTGCCTGCGCCAGGGCTGGGAGACCGAGCGGTCCTTTGCCAAAGCCTGGGCGCTGCAAGCGGGACGGCGGGAAGGCCGCGGTGTACCGGCCACCGCTCGGCGAGACCCGGATCGATTGCTCTATGGGCCGTACTGCCAGCTGGGGCAACAACTCGAGCGCCTTTATAACCAGGTCAGCGCCGATCGGGTGCTGACGCTGCTGGTGGACGATCTGCGCGGGAACCCGGCCGTGGTTTATCGCCAGTGCCTGGAGTTTCTGGGAGTGGACGATGACGGACGCCAGGCCTTCCCCGTGGTCAATTCGGCACCCCGGACCAAATCCGTGCTGCTCTCGCAGCTTATTCGCCGGACATCGATGCTGCGGGATGCTCTGTGTCTGCCGCGAGACTGGGGCCTGGCCAAGGCGATGCGGCGGCTGAACACCGCCACCGGTGATCGCCCGCCGCTACCCCCGGCGCTAAAGGATGAACTGGCCGACTACTTCGCCGCCGATATCGCCAAACTCGAGGGACTAGTGCGTCGCGATCTCTCCGGATGGCATGCTTGA
- a CDS encoding polysaccharide biosynthesis C-terminal domain-containing protein, with amino-acid sequence MLKASVGSVLLKLTSAALVLGLTVLLARSLGPAGYGLYAYIYALVWLLFVPVALGLPMLVVRETAAARAKSEWGVIRGLWQWTMRMAVGASLATAGLALLIGLMLSGRLDSDPSSTLMWAVVMGALMALTNLTGAALRGLSHTLQGQVPDFIVRYGVALALCAIAAGFLGDAFSADLAMALHALAAAVALGIGLTMLARQCPAEITRAAGQTRGRAWLGSVIPLAMVSGTFVMHQQTDLIILGLFVDDAEVGIYRVAVQTAAFVALGLHAVNLVAAPQFARLHALGETRQLQRLVTNTARIILVLTVLAAAALITAGEPVIRLAFGTDYTAAIDIILILAVGQLFNAGFGSVVFLLNMTGRERLVVRALAIALTLNIGLNFALIPPFGSQGAASATAITLALWNILLWRTVRRELGIDSTAYGAPLRS; translated from the coding sequence ATGTTAAAAGCCAGTGTGGGCAGCGTTCTGCTGAAGCTGACCAGCGCCGCGCTGGTCCTCGGCCTGACCGTGCTGCTGGCTCGGTCCCTGGGGCCCGCCGGTTACGGTCTTTATGCCTATATTTACGCGCTGGTCTGGCTACTGTTCGTGCCGGTGGCGCTGGGGCTGCCGATGCTGGTGGTTCGCGAGACAGCGGCCGCACGAGCCAAAAGTGAATGGGGTGTGATTCGCGGTCTGTGGCAGTGGACCATGCGGATGGCCGTGGGGGCCTCCCTGGCCACCGCCGGGCTCGCTCTTTTGATCGGGCTGATGCTCTCGGGGCGACTCGACAGCGATCCATCCAGCACGCTGATGTGGGCGGTGGTCATGGGCGCGTTGATGGCGCTGACCAATCTGACCGGGGCGGCGCTTCGGGGACTCAGTCACACCCTTCAGGGCCAGGTCCCGGACTTTATCGTCCGCTACGGCGTTGCGCTGGCGCTGTGTGCCATCGCTGCCGGGTTTTTAGGGGATGCGTTCAGCGCCGATCTGGCCATGGCACTGCACGCACTGGCCGCTGCGGTGGCTCTCGGTATCGGACTGACGATGCTCGCCCGACAGTGCCCCGCGGAGATCACCCGTGCCGCCGGCCAGACCCGGGGGCGAGCCTGGTTGGGCAGCGTGATCCCGCTCGCGATGGTGTCCGGAACGTTTGTAATGCACCAGCAAACCGATCTAATCATTCTCGGGCTTTTTGTGGATGACGCCGAGGTGGGGATTTATCGAGTGGCGGTGCAGACCGCGGCCTTCGTCGCCCTGGGGCTGCATGCGGTCAACCTGGTGGCCGCGCCACAGTTCGCGCGCCTGCACGCCCTGGGTGAAACGAGACAACTGCAACGCCTTGTCACCAATACGGCCCGAATCATTCTTGTCCTCACCGTGCTGGCGGCGGCGGCGTTGATCACGGCGGGCGAACCGGTGATCCGGCTCGCGTTCGGCACGGATTACACCGCCGCCATCGACATCATCCTGATCCTGGCCGTTGGCCAGCTCTTCAATGCCGGGTTTGGTTCCGTGGTGTTCCTGTTGAACATGACTGGGCGTGAACGCCTGGTGGTCCGCGCTCTGGCCATCGCCCTGACTCTCAATATCGGCTTGAACTTTGCGCTGATCCCGCCCTTCGGCAGCCAGGGGGCGGCCTCGGCCACCGCCATCACGCTGGCGCTCTGGAATATTCTGCTATGGAGAACAGTGCGCCGGGAGCTCGGCATCGACAGCACCGCCTACGGCGCGCCACTGCGCTCGTAG
- a CDS encoding AEC family transporter, whose product MQSVVNIALPFFALIFTGYFAARSGLLGEKTVGGLNTFVFYFALPALLLVTTYESPTPDGAVFGLLASYYLPSFALFFAVLLLARRLFGLRLADAAIQSLGATFSNVGFIGLPLIILLYGSAAALPAVLIVMVDSIVMLGLATALVEADLDRGRRNFRFFLRLLGGVVRNPIVTASFVGVSLNFLQTPMPTPILAYGGLLADAAGPCALFALGATLASRPMREGALETSYLVSIKLVIHPTLVAGLALWVFDLPPVWAAVAILQAALPIAANVYLLAQRYDQRPQQVSTAIFVSTAAAVVTISLLISWLAPIS is encoded by the coding sequence ATGCAGTCAGTCGTCAACATTGCGTTGCCGTTTTTCGCGCTGATCTTCACGGGATACTTCGCGGCGCGGAGCGGACTGCTGGGCGAGAAAACCGTGGGTGGGCTGAACACCTTCGTGTTTTATTTTGCCCTGCCGGCGCTGTTGCTGGTCACAACCTACGAATCGCCAACCCCAGACGGTGCCGTCTTTGGGCTATTAGCAAGCTACTATTTGCCCAGCTTCGCCCTTTTTTTTGCGGTACTGTTGCTTGCGCGCCGACTGTTCGGCCTACGTCTCGCTGATGCGGCCATACAATCGCTCGGAGCCACTTTTTCAAACGTCGGCTTCATCGGCCTACCGCTGATAATCCTGCTTTACGGCAGCGCAGCGGCCCTTCCGGCAGTCCTCATTGTCATGGTTGACAGCATCGTCATGCTGGGACTGGCAACAGCCCTCGTTGAGGCTGATCTGGATCGCGGACGCCGCAACTTCAGATTCTTCCTCCGTCTTCTCGGCGGAGTGGTTCGCAACCCTATCGTCACCGCTTCGTTCGTGGGGGTGTCACTGAATTTTCTACAAACCCCGATGCCAACGCCCATTCTCGCTTACGGCGGACTCCTTGCAGACGCAGCGGGACCCTGTGCGCTCTTCGCACTCGGCGCCACACTGGCTTCCCGACCGATGCGAGAGGGTGCTCTGGAAACCAGCTACCTGGTTTCTATCAAGCTGGTCATCCACCCGACCCTGGTCGCGGGATTGGCCCTTTGGGTTTTTGATCTGCCACCGGTTTGGGCCGCCGTAGCCATACTGCAAGCCGCGTTGCCCATTGCCGCCAATGTCTACCTACTGGCACAGCGCTACGATCAACGCCCGCAACAGGTTTCGACGGCCATCTTTGTTTCTACCGCTGCGGCAGTGGTGACCATCTCGCTTCTGATCAGCTGGCTGGCTCCGATATCCTGA
- a CDS encoding sulfotransferase family 2 domain-containing protein codes for MISTSHRCVFVHIPKTAGQSIEQVFLDALGLGWQSRGALLLRRNRNPALGPPRLAHLLARDYVRLGYLSSEEFAQYFRFAFVRNPWDRVVSFYKYIGRPGECSFREFVLDRLPGRLWDRMHWFVRPQVDYLFDEGHKLVDFVGRFESLDSDFSVVAERLGLPDDRLPMINRSEGRRGMLTAISRQWLTALSPASAAFGNFSGRPLSQHRRWADYYDDQTWQRVAELYADDINQLGYTTSDATNPGIGSSMPSGEIATH; via the coding sequence ATGATTTCCACCTCGCATCGTTGCGTTTTCGTCCACATCCCGAAGACCGCCGGGCAGAGCATTGAACAGGTATTCCTTGATGCGCTGGGTTTGGGCTGGCAAAGCCGCGGTGCCCTGCTGCTGCGGCGCAATCGCAATCCCGCACTGGGACCGCCCAGGCTCGCCCACCTGCTGGCCCGGGACTACGTTCGGCTGGGCTATCTGTCATCCGAGGAATTCGCCCAATATTTCCGTTTTGCCTTTGTCCGCAACCCCTGGGACCGGGTAGTCTCCTTCTACAAGTACATTGGCCGTCCCGGTGAGTGCAGTTTCCGTGAGTTTGTTCTGGATCGGCTGCCCGGGCGTCTGTGGGACAGGATGCACTGGTTTGTCCGACCCCAAGTGGATTATCTATTCGATGAGGGTCATAAGTTGGTGGACTTTGTGGGTCGATTCGAGTCGCTGGATTCGGATTTCTCGGTGGTGGCTGAGCGGCTGGGGCTCCCTGATGACCGCCTGCCAATGATCAATCGGTCCGAGGGCCGCCGCGGCATGCTGACGGCGATATCCCGGCAGTGGTTAACCGCGCTCTCGCCCGCCAGCGCCGCGTTCGGCAATTTCTCCGGCCGGCCATTGAGTCAACATCGGCGTTGGGCAGACTATTACGACGACCAGACCTGGCAGCGGGTCGCAGAGCTCTACGCCGACGACATCAATCAACTGGGTTACACGACCAGCGATGCGACCAACCCGGGAATCGGCTCAAGCATGCCATCCGGAGAGATCGCGACGCACTAG
- a CDS encoding glycosyltransferase family 4 protein, whose product MSGRVIDNLEAVSPRRVVHALRTLDPAGGGVVTYVQHLRRSLAERSVELHCEAVFPSSRHWRVLALRWPWLFRARIRARLDGADLLHVHGVFGWHVLLGVMAARRAKCPYVVTLHGHLHPDALRERRLAKWLCLSLFGRRVLEDAAAVTVTAEEEAHCLRLHAPAAHVAEVLPGLDVPASEPPPPERPIADTSCLRLLYLGRLHPHKGVHRLVQALAALSRRGVSVHLTVAGSGLRHYRWWLHRLVAWHGLGSRVMFMGHVDADERAALWNTADALALPSRSENFGFAVAEAMAMGRPVIVSKNVGLASLVSAKESGLVVDARDSVALQAAFMALADPERRQRYGRNAYQAARQALSLQTMGDAHWQLYERSGAP is encoded by the coding sequence ATGTCTGGCCGCGTCATCGACAACCTGGAAGCTGTCAGCCCGCGGCGTGTGGTGCACGCGCTGCGCACCCTGGACCCGGCCGGTGGCGGTGTGGTGACTTATGTCCAGCATCTACGCCGCAGTCTGGCGGAACGCTCGGTAGAGCTCCATTGCGAAGCGGTTTTTCCCTCCAGCCGCCACTGGCGGGTGCTCGCACTCCGATGGCCCTGGCTATTCCGGGCCCGTATTCGGGCCCGGTTGGACGGGGCGGACTTGCTGCATGTGCACGGTGTCTTTGGCTGGCACGTGTTGTTGGGTGTCATGGCGGCGAGACGTGCGAAGTGCCCCTATGTCGTGACGTTGCACGGCCACCTCCACCCTGATGCGCTGCGCGAGCGGCGACTGGCCAAATGGCTTTGTTTGAGCCTTTTCGGGCGCCGCGTACTGGAAGACGCCGCTGCGGTCACTGTGACCGCCGAGGAAGAGGCCCATTGCCTGCGCCTCCATGCCCCCGCTGCCCATGTCGCTGAGGTACTGCCCGGTCTGGATGTACCCGCCAGTGAGCCGCCGCCACCCGAACGACCCATTGCGGACACGTCGTGTCTGCGTCTGCTCTACCTGGGGCGCCTTCACCCGCACAAGGGAGTTCACCGGTTGGTCCAGGCGCTGGCAGCCCTGAGTCGCCGGGGCGTGTCGGTGCACCTCACGGTGGCCGGATCCGGATTGCGGCACTACCGCTGGTGGCTCCATCGCCTGGTTGCATGGCACGGGCTGGGTTCACGGGTGATGTTCATGGGCCATGTGGATGCGGATGAGCGGGCCGCCCTCTGGAACACAGCAGACGCCTTGGCGCTGCCATCACGCTCCGAGAATTTCGGATTTGCCGTGGCTGAGGCGATGGCCATGGGGCGGCCGGTGATTGTGAGCAAAAACGTCGGACTGGCCTCGCTGGTATCCGCAAAAGAGTCTGGGCTGGTGGTTGACGCGAGAGACTCTGTGGCATTGCAGGCAGCGTTCATGGCACTCGCCGACCCCGAGCGCCGCCAGCGTTATGGGCGCAATGCCTATCAGGCGGCTCGTCAGGCGCTGTCACTGCAGACCATGGGAGACGCTCACTGGCAGCTCTACGAGCGCAGTGGCGCGCCGTAG